acaaaaattaactCCTGGTATAAAgctttttgtgctttatttagtaaaataccACAATAACAAGAGATATTGAGCCCACTTCTTCATATGTACACAGAATTTtctaaataaaccaaaataaaatacggtgttttggttttttttgcttttctgtaaataaaaaatatattctctcCATTTTCAAATCCTTCCAGAATAATCTTGAGTAGTCTAAAGACTTGTAATTTGTTagaaatatgttaatttatgcTTAACTGGAACTGGAATGTTCTCTATTTCTGAAGACGAGCCAtctttgaggggaaaaaatgcagattcatcTACATTCATTTTAAGGCCTGAACCACCGGTGAATTCCTCTATATATCTAATTATATTTTGGTActtcaaattagttttaataaataaataaaaaatatatataatatatatatatatatatatatatatatatatatatatatatatatatatatatatatatatatattatatatttttttttttaattaattataataaatattattattactattattaatatattttattttatttttcctccttCTTGATCCCACTGTTTTGATATCTGTATCCGTAATATAACaccaaatatacattttcacaaGTTGTGACTAAAGTAACTTCCACTAAATGTTTCCTGTAATTTCAACATAGCATTCATGGAGATTCTTGCACCACTTCTTTTTGCAAAACTCAGCTCTACAGAATTCTTATAAGGGTAACTCAAGAAGATATACTTTCTTTTTTGGGGGTTTCCTCCTGCGCTTCATCGGTCCACTGAAAAGtacatgctaatatttttatacCAATTCTTTACAgatgtttatatgcattttgaaTTATACTTATTGCACTGTTTTAGTGTTAAACGAGAGACACTTAATAGAAAAGTACTTGTCTGCCAGGACGTGATCTGTTATCTGTTGCTTTTATCTGTTTAGTTAATTAACACAACGCTGTGAGAACATGAGCAACTGTggtttagaagaaaaaaacgaaggaggaaaaaaaaaaaagcagaaaagcgGAATTAGAGTACAAGCCACAGCAGTCACACGAACACAGAAGTACTTTCATCTCAGGGATAACAGACTCACGGCAGGACTTTACATTTATTCCTTTCTAAACTGCTGAAGAAAATGTTTCCCTCGTTTGTTTTTCGCTGTTTGTGCTTTTGGCAGCTGGTCGGTAAGTTTGAAACATTTCTATGATTTCTGCTGAACCATAAATCAATAGGATATATGACTGTGAGATCTACTCGGGTCTCACATCTCGGCGCGTATTAAATGATATCCGATGTCTTGGCCGCAACAGATCAGTCGTTTCCATCTGATAGTGTATCTGCCACAAATGAAGTTTATGTCCCATCTAAATTTCTTCATATATGGTTATGTGACAAGACTgtactataatattatttatttaacacctcttaggtttttttgtattacagtaACTGATCATTGTACCGCCAATCTCAAAGCAGAACTTATATAGCTGTTTTGTTGagcataaaaatgatttaacgTGTTAAAACAATGACTGAAAGTGTCTAATTAGTCAGTTTGTACATACAGACAAGTGTGAGTAAGAATGGTCACTTACAGGAAGTGTCAGTAACTATTTAAATGATCGTTAAACACAGCCATGTTTCTTCTTTATTACTATATACGTACACTTCAGTACATTGTGTTACCAGTCATTTGTTTGTAGGTACAAGATATTTACCATGTATGCACCAGAAATACTCAGTTGTGACAATAAATCTTTGCAGGAAACTTTGTGTAATTGAGGTAGACTAACATCAATTGCacatctttgttttttaaagaggaTATCAATTAAAGCTAATAAGAGTATATCCATAGActgcaatcattttaaaactacaagGTTAGAGTCACAGCTTGACTgtaatgtctgtgtgtgactgagaaatgtgtttgtgttcttcaggtgtgtttgctGATTCAGGGACAGTGAAGTCAGTATCAGTGATGGAGGGATATCCAGTCACTCTACAATCTGGTCTTACTCAAATACAGGAAAATGATTTGATATACTGGTATTCTGAAGATTCAGGGATTCTTATAGCTCACATTAATAAAGAAGCTGGACACTTCAACATATCTGATGGGAGATTAAAAGACAGACTGGAGCTGGATCATCAGACTGggtctctgaccatcatgaacatcaACATCAAAGACTCTGGACTGTATAATGTAACCATCAAAAGAAACAATGTCACCAATCACCGATTCAATGTCACAGTCTATGGTGAGTCGTCAACTGCAGGTTTACATGTTCtgtattttacagtgtatatatatatataaaacactggCTTTCTAACAAGAACATCGCAAGGATAATGTGAGACCCAGTTCAGAAACATTTGATGAACTCTGCAACACCTAACCAAAATAATCGATGTAGAAATGTTCATGAATTTGTAACCCTATACAATCCCGAGCTGATGGTTTTACAGtatcttaaaaaacattttacaaaacattttaccagAGGCGGACAATCAAGGGGGACAAAGAGTAAAAGTCCTGCCGTATGTTCATTCCAGTCATGAACTCGACAGCTGATTTCACCAGACGAGGAACCAAGTCGTTCCTTTCAAAACACAAGCCAAGTCTTGAGTCGAAGCTCTCaaagttaatgagataattaagtgactgattaaatgatgattagagatgaacacctgctgttatTGAGAATTACAGAGGATCCGATGCTgatgttttaatggttaaaatgaCGCCACCATCATGGAGATGGTCACTTTTAAAACTTTACTGTAAAACGTGACCCTTATGTGTTAAGGAACAAGGCTAAATTTGGGAGaagttaattataaaaacattgcttttcACAATAGCTACAGCTTCAAGGTGGCTTTAAAAGAAATCATAAGAGTGCGGTTGCAGCGTCTCTAGTACACCTCTACACAGTGAAATCCCCGGTGTTAAAGTAACACTACTGAGTGTCTATGTGTCCACACTACAGAGTGTTGAAAGTAACACTAAAGCAGTGTTCAAGTTGATGAGGTACTTAAGAGATTCACTGAGCGATCCGTTATTGAAGAGACACCTGATGTTAACAAGCAGAATCAccaaagaagatttttttttctttcttttagtcACCATTACAGTGATCAGTGATTACTTTAGTTGCACTCTTGACCCTTGTCTTTATGATGTTAAGTCATTTTTTGGTTGCTGTAACTGAGCAACCAGACCAACAAATAGCAGAAGTCATACGTAGACGTGCTCATATTCTaacaaaagcattaaatgtTCTGAAgcactgattcatttaaagtCTAATCTCCATGAtgcattaataacaacaacattttaattccacagcgaaagattatttattcatttatttttaggattttttttttttacaagctgtTCTGATAAAAAACTGATCTGACATTGACAAAACATTTGCAGCGTTGAGCAATGTTACCGATTCTTGAACGCGATGACAAGAAGAGTTTAAGTTGGAATCCGATCCTCTCATTATAAAAGTGCAGACACGGTGTAAATAACAGATTCACTGTGCAGTGTATAGAGTGCTTCAGTTCACGATAAACTGGAGTGACAGCTTTTATAGAGGGAACGCTCTTAGCACAAGTTCTAGGCCAAACACTGTGTGTTTCAGGTTGTAACTCGCTTGTGTGCTTTTCACATGCATGCATTGTTTTCTGACAAAGCCTACCGTATGCACTTGGGCCCGGTTTCATAGACGGGGCTTAGCCTAAGCCAGTATAAGGTCATaattcaattaggacatttaagtaatttttctaaacatgccttagaaaaaagcattactggtgaGCATCTTAAGGTGGAACAATGCCACTgatatgttttaagatcagtcagtgcaagctcagatttacattttagtctaggattAGTCTACATTTTAGACTAATTTTTGGTTTGTAGAAAGATTAAACCGTAGACAGTAAGAGACCATTAACTATTTCTCATCCTTTTAATTACAACACTGTCTACAGACCGATGAAACTGACCCGAGATCAGGTAAAAACCAAAGACGCCGGTTCAATGACGCTGGGTCATACACTCTTCATGTGACTTCCGATTACGCTTCCAGTAAAATTTTTCTGTGGTCATTTAAGGTAGTTGTTATCACGCTGATATATGATCAGTGTCGTTATAATTGATTGGGTCGGTGGGAGTTTGACCCTTCAGGCTCCAAACCAATCTCTACTGAGCAGACAGTAGACAGTTTGGCTTTCAATAGTGAACGGAAGTGAAGATGCGTCAtccactttttttattacagtctATGTTCGAAACGTTGGTAATGTCCTCATTTACTGAAATCACGTGACTTTGGGAGTTTGATACACGCTGTTTCGAAATAATTGATTGTTCCCCCTTCTGTCGAATTCACGACCACGTTCCCCTGGGAGGAAATCATGTTTACCCCTTCATTATCCTTAATTAACCTATGttatggtttaaagttaaatatattaatagtaataggGTGGTTCTAGGAGTTCTTTTACATTTCTTGTTTGCATAAAggctaaatacaaaaaagacgaacattaatttgtgtgtactggtttaatttctaaaatatcGCATAGCTTTATTGGAGGAGGCTTCATAGACTTAGCAAATTATAGACTTAGTAGGTACAGGTTTTAGGcagttttttattgttaatttttctACACAGAAATGTCATTGTATCGactaaaattaagaaatatattgtgATATCAATTTTGGCCAACATGTTCTTAATTCCCTTTATTTCAGCTCGTCTGCCTGATCCTGTCATCAGCAATATGCCTTTAAACtgttcttcttcatcatcatcatcatcacagcaGACTTGTTCATTGTTGTGTTCAGTGGAAAATgtgggtcatgtgactctctcctggtacaaaggaaacagtttattgtccaacattagtgtgtctgatctcagcagaAACCTTTCTTTAGAGGTGAATATTACAGATAGTAACTCCTACAGCTGTGTGGTAAACAATCCCATCAGAAACCTAACTCAACATCTGGACAGTAGTAAACTTTGTCAACCATGTTCAGGTATGTGAATGGTAAAAAGTTGATCAGCAGCAGCAAAGTCTTCTGAAGTAGCATATATGCAAATTACAAGCTCAACTGTGTTTCTGTTTATACATCAGACACTaattcattcacacacaatgATCAGGTCCACAGTCTCCTTCAAACTCTACTTCAAACTCTACAGGTTTTAAATCTCCCACAGCGCTGATCTCTGCTGCTGCCGTCGGATGTGTGTTGGTGGTTGCTGCCGTCGGTGTCTTCTGGATCTACAGGAGACACAGAAAAACTAAAGGTGCAGTGAACGTTTCCTGTTGCTGACACATCTGTGATCAtgtcaaaaagcaaaaatttaaGATTGAGTTTTGCTATTGTTTTGTGTTGATGTCATTATTATAGTTGAGACAGATCCGCCTCGTAATGAAGAAATCACTTATGCTGATCCAACATTCTACAATCAAAAAGCGAAGAAACCGGTGAGAAAATTTGTGTCCGTTTCATTCAAGtcttactccaccccaaaatgaacattttgtcagcaATCTTACTCTTGGTCGTTCTAAACCTGTAAAAACTTTGTTCGTCTTTGGAACACTATTTAACAGCAAAACCTTCTCTGCCGGCCTAAATACTCAGAAATATCAGAATCCCTAATTTAGtactttatttttccatgaatGTGCATTAAATGATCTCCAACAGtctttttttatagcttttctCTTGGATGCGCTGCGTCCAGTAGCGTATGTTTATATAAGATCTTTTATCCAATCGTATTTCAGCGATCCTGTCGCCAGGGTCAAAGAAATCTGCCTGAGGCCTTCAGAATCTACAGCGCAGGAGTCTGTAGCTTAACGGCAGTTAAAACACTGGAgtaaccaatcagattttgaGTTGGCAGCCCCAGGGCCATCTCGCAGGCCTACGGTGACGTCAGCATTTTCTCGTTCTTTAATTGGATGATTCCGAATAATAATCACCTTCTGTAAATCGAAATACTTAAGTACTGAATTGGCCACGAACTGAGCGTGCTGTACACCGGATGCTATCTAAAATCGTGACATTACGACACTGAAtctttgaataaagtcattttgttttctttccatattCTCGTAGCTTCGTAATACTactgttgaaccactgatggcagatgcatgtctttcatacttttctgacAGTGATAATTGTTTGGTAgccaatgggacagtcacaagcctcacGGTTTTCATCCTAAATATCTCAAATGGTGTTTCGAAGATGAACAacgcttttacgggtttggaaatACATGGGAGtaagtgattaataaaaaaatcacttaaaaaaaattaaccactTCAAATATTTTGAGTTAGATGTTTATGTcccataataaaataaataaaaatctgaatattattgtaatatcaTACAATAATACATCTATTTACCTCAGTATGGATTAAACGGTCAGGGTCTACAGTAAACTACTGTAAAAACTCTTCTAAAAGTTAACATGTTATGGTAAATGTGGTTTCTCTAAAATGCAACTGTCACACTTCATGGCCTTCAAAAAGCCATCGTGAGCAAGAAAAATGCAGAATCAAACAAAACTTGCGTTGCCGTGTTGCACAAGGAGACACGTTACATTTTTGCCgggcagcatttattaaaacagtctAAATAACCCTGAATTGAAAACATGTGCACAAGTGCGAGTGACTTCtggaatatacaaaaaaaaaatttttaacaGATGCAACGTGCTATAAAGTGTATAGAGAGGAGACCTTTTCAAAACATGCCAAATAGACCCCGACTTCccggcacaaaaaaaaaaaaaaaggctgaagaCCACCACACcaaatcttaaatatattagCAAACAACAAATTTAGATCTGACATGTCTTTTTCTGtcctctctctttgtgtttttcagaaagTCAAACAGGAGGAGGAAGTGGTGTACGCAGGGGTGGTCATGCAAACTTGATCGGACTCATTAATGCTAGAACGACAGTCACAATTACAAAGCAGAATATAAAGCTGTCTATCTGCcaaattcgttttttttattatttgtacgGAAAATACAGAACTTAGTCCAATATCACTATTACGTCACTGTTCCCCAATGTTTAGCGTCCCTAAATGTGTCTGTTTGAGTTCAAAATGTCCCACAGATCATtgattatatcatttaaaaaatgaaattttgagTGGCAGCAGAAACGTCCTTTCCGtgcctgtttttttcttatgcGAATGACGTTACTCCCCGTCCCCTTTTTCAGAATAGAGCCGTTATTTGCAAGATCAAAATGGAAATGTACAGATTAAGAGATGGTGTTATTATAAAACGATCCCTTCGCGACCTCACGAGGGAAGCGAGATCAGACgtgccatttttttaaaggcttgCAGAAAATGGTTTACTAAAACAAAGTTAATGTGTTACTAATTCACGTTTCCTTGGATAGTAGATTCACTCACCTTTTTATAGCTCTTAAGTCAGGATATATGTGacctttaaaatgtgttcaatGTTGGTTTATGTGTTGACTAtgtcaattaaatatttgcCAACTTATATTCTGTGTgattttttaatggttttgtccgaattgattcaaaaacatacaacatacGCCCGTTTATCATTCATATTATGGCTGTCACAGATTGGAGCCTACTTCTTGGAAttatgacccaaataagaattttaacCAGATGTTAGTAACAAGTCTGAAACTTTTGTTCTTACcaagtgaggaaaaaaaacaaccattacattatattgtgtTACTGTGGGGATTGAATCTATCAGGCGGCTAGCTCATATCACAAGCAAACCTGCGCTATTGTTACACTTTGTTTTCAAATTGTTAATGTAAACAACATCAGCAATACATGCAATACGCGTTCAAATCTTTAATTGtcataaaaagaaatcattttggCTCAAAAGGCCATTTATTCATCCTTAGATTCttctctttaaaatacaaaacttgtgTAAATctaatttcatttcatgtttcataAGAGCATTTTTCTTTCTGGATTATAATCCGAAATCAAAATAATACGTTGTTCTAGCTACTGTGAGAAACGGCTGTAGGTTATCTAGGACTTGCAGCATCCTCACATGCTATACAACCAACTTTATTCACAGACGTGACGTGACGACGCAGCCACACGCTCGGGAAAACTCACCCATGACATTATTAAAAGCTTATTGGTGCGAAATGTAAGGTGAcagttttgaacactggctggttatgAACTTGCTCAAAAATTGATTTGAGAACACagttatggactgcagctttaatgcTATGATCAAGATAACGGTCATCATTCTGGTGGTTAAAACTACACCAACTGGACGTTGTGaatagtgtgtgtttgtgtgtgtgtgtgtgtt
This window of the Puntigrus tetrazona isolate hp1 chromosome 22, ASM1883169v1, whole genome shotgun sequence genome carries:
- the LOC122327450 gene encoding transmembrane and immunoglobulin domain-containing protein 1-like isoform X2, giving the protein MFPSFVFRCLCFWQLVGVFADSGTVKSVSVMEGYPVTLQSGLTQIQENDLIYWYSEDSGILIAHINKEAGHFNISDGRLKDRLELDHQTGSLTIMNINIKDSGLYNVTIKRNNVTNHRFNVTVYARLPDPVISNMPLNCSSSSSSSSQQTCSLLCSVENVGHVTLSWYKGNSLLSNISVSDLSRNLSLEVNITDSNSYSCVVNNPIRNLTQHLDSSKLCQPCSALISAAAVGCVLVVAAVGVFWIYRRHRKTKVETDPPRNEEITYADPTFYNQKAKKPKVKQEEEVVYAGVVMQT
- the LOC122327450 gene encoding uncharacterized protein LOC122327450 isoform X4, which encodes MFPSFVFRCLCFWQLVGVFADSGTVKSVSVMEGYPVTLQSGLTQIQENDLIYWYSEDSGILIAHINKEAGHFNISDGRLKDRLELDHQTGSLTIMNINIKDSGLYNVTIKRNNVTNHRFNVTVYALISAAAVGCVLVVAAVGVFWIYRRHRKTKVETDPPRNEEITYADPTFYNQKAKKPKVKQEEEVVYAGVVMQT
- the LOC122327450 gene encoding uncharacterized protein LOC122327450 isoform X3; the encoded protein is MFPSFVFRCLCFWQLVGVFADSGTVKSVSVMEGYPVTLQSGLTQIQENDLIYWYSEDSGILIAHINKEAGHFNISDGRLKDRLELDHQTGSLTIMNINIKDSGLYNVTIKRNNVTNHRFNVTVYGFKSPTALISAAAVGCVLVVAAVGVFWIYRRHRKTKVETDPPRNEEITYADPTFYNQKAKKPKVKQEEEVVYAGVVMQT
- the LOC122327450 gene encoding SLAM family member 5-like isoform X1, with amino-acid sequence MFPSFVFRCLCFWQLVGVFADSGTVKSVSVMEGYPVTLQSGLTQIQENDLIYWYSEDSGILIAHINKEAGHFNISDGRLKDRLELDHQTGSLTIMNINIKDSGLYNVTIKRNNVTNHRFNVTVYARLPDPVISNMPLNCSSSSSSSSQQTCSLLCSVENVGHVTLSWYKGNSLLSNISVSDLSRNLSLEVNITDSNSYSCVVNNPIRNLTQHLDSSKLCQPCSGFKSPTALISAAAVGCVLVVAAVGVFWIYRRHRKTKVETDPPRNEEITYADPTFYNQKAKKPKVKQEEEVVYAGVVMQT